From a single Hypomesus transpacificus isolate Combined female chromosome 14, fHypTra1, whole genome shotgun sequence genomic region:
- the gins3 gene encoding DNA replication complex GINS protein PSF3: METQSYVPIPPGVGMEENFFSLDDILLSHERLASRTECSFPRLGFLEKSSDTRDIPEGTKMELPLWLAHGLYERKRRVVSVEVPKVYREAWRTVFSADPTVVDLYKMGPYYYGLGSQMLHFESPENTEIAQAVLQTFIGRFRRTMDSSQNAYNEDTSSLVERLDCLERALFRAGQCGLNAFQSWERGRSSHLSASSLVLNYRKRKMAELQA; encoded by the exons ATGGAAACACAGTCGTATGTGCCCATTCCTCCAGGGGTGGGAATGGAGGAGAACTTCTTTTCCTTGGACGACATTTTGCTCTCTCACGAAAGACTGGCTAGCCGAACAGAGTGCTCTTTCCCCCGACTTGGATTTTTAGAGAAGTCAAGCGATACTCGGGACATTCCGGAG ggAACCAAGATGGAGCTTCCATTGTGGCTGGCCCACGGCCTgtatgagaggaagaggagagtggtATCTGTGGAGGTGCCCAAAGTGTACCGCGAGGCCTGGAGGACCGTGTTTAGCGCCGACCCCACAGTGGTGGACCTCTACAAGATGGGGCCCTACTACTACGGCCTGGGCTCCCAGATGCTGCACTTTGAAAGcccagagaacacagagatCGCAcaggctgtgctgcag ACTTTCATTGGGCGTTTCAGGCGGACCATGGACTCTTCCCAGAATGCCTACAACGAGGACACATCATCGCTGGTGGAGCGTCTGGACTGCCTGGAGAGGGCGCTGTTCAGGGCGGGGCAGTGCGGCCTCAACGCCTTCCAAAGCTGGGAGAGGGGCCGCAGCTCACATCTATCGGCCTCCAGCCTGGTGCTCAACTACCGCAAGAGGAAGATGGCAGAACTGCAGGCCTGA